The following are from one region of the Balneolaceae bacterium genome:
- the serA gene encoding phosphoglycerate dehydrogenase: MSFKVLILDNVDPVCAEVFKERNIESDQRPKIELDELKEIIGDYQAIVVRSGTTVDEDLLSHADNLRIIGRAGVGVDNIDIPVATSKGVLVMNTPDGNTISTAEHTCGMIIALARNIPQSVDRVKSDGWDRKKFMGTEVHSKTLGIVGLGKIGTEVALRMKQFGMEVIAYDPFTTQEHAKDVGVKLVELDELLGKSDFLTVHTPLTEKTKNMISLEKADKLKPGIRLVNCARGGIYKEEDLVPLIEKGIVAGVALDVYTSEPPTEELYETLKNPAIICTPHLGASTEEAQEKVAVQIATQISDALENKNYKGNLNSKSISLLTNDEVQPYVELAEKLGKVSGQIMPDNSNNFSFEYTGLCTKYSEVLTDAVLKGMLSQYVSESVNLINARHYALERGFKLSETNKSEDKNYNDLITIKLGDSTEYKQISAAVFGPGDYRIVEIDGFGIELRLEGDILMYQNLDQPGMLAAVSSTLAKQDINIGALSLGREGKGSNAITAVIVDKQLNNEELQSIYDLDGVSNVKYISLS, encoded by the coding sequence ATGTCCTTTAAAGTTTTAATACTTGATAACGTTGATCCCGTTTGCGCGGAAGTTTTTAAAGAACGAAATATAGAATCTGACCAGCGCCCCAAAATAGAGCTGGATGAACTGAAAGAAATTATTGGTGATTACCAAGCGATTGTTGTACGAAGTGGTACAACTGTAGATGAAGATCTGCTGAGCCATGCCGATAACCTCAGAATTATTGGCCGTGCAGGTGTTGGAGTCGATAATATTGATATTCCGGTAGCTACATCAAAAGGTGTTTTGGTAATGAACACACCAGATGGAAATACGATCTCTACAGCAGAACACACATGCGGAATGATTATCGCTCTTGCACGGAATATACCTCAATCTGTAGATCGTGTGAAAAGCGACGGCTGGGATCGAAAGAAATTTATGGGAACTGAAGTTCACAGTAAAACCCTGGGAATTGTAGGCCTGGGTAAAATTGGAACAGAGGTTGCCCTGCGTATGAAACAGTTCGGGATGGAAGTGATTGCATACGATCCGTTTACAACTCAAGAACATGCCAAAGATGTGGGTGTTAAACTGGTTGAACTGGATGAACTTCTTGGAAAATCAGATTTCCTGACCGTGCATACACCGCTGACGGAGAAGACCAAAAACATGATCTCTCTCGAGAAAGCGGATAAACTGAAACCGGGTATCCGATTAGTGAACTGCGCACGTGGCGGTATCTATAAAGAGGAAGATTTAGTACCACTTATTGAAAAAGGAATTGTAGCCGGTGTGGCTCTTGATGTATATACAAGCGAGCCACCAACAGAAGAGTTGTATGAAACGCTAAAAAATCCTGCGATTATTTGTACCCCGCACTTGGGTGCTTCTACTGAAGAAGCTCAGGAAAAAGTGGCTGTTCAAATTGCAACCCAGATTTCTGATGCACTTGAAAACAAAAATTATAAAGGCAATCTGAACAGTAAATCGATCTCACTTCTTACAAATGATGAAGTTCAGCCCTATGTGGAGCTTGCTGAAAAACTGGGAAAAGTCTCCGGACAGATTATGCCGGACAACTCCAATAATTTTTCGTTTGAATATACCGGGCTTTGCACTAAATATTCTGAAGTGCTGACAGATGCCGTATTAAAAGGGATGCTTTCTCAATATGTGAGCGAATCTGTAAACCTTATTAATGCCCGCCACTATGCACTTGAAAGAGGCTTCAAACTCAGTGAAACGAATAAGAGCGAAGACAAGAACTATAACGATCTGATTACCATAAAACTGGGTGACAGTACAGAATATAAGCAGATTTCTGCGGCTGTGTTTGGCCCCGGTGATTATCGTATCGTTGAGATTGATGGATTTGGAATTGAACTTCGTCTGGAAGGTGATATCCTGATGTATCAAAATCTGGATCAGCCCGGAATGCTGGCGGCTGTTTCAAGCACACTTGCCAAGCAGGATATCAACATTGGCGCATTAAGCCTGGGGCGTGAAGGGAAAGGCTCAAATGCTATTACGGCTGTGATTGTAGACAAGCAGCTCAATAACGAAGAGCTCCAAAGCATCTATGATTTAGATGGCGTGAGCAATGTGAAATACATTTCATTGAGCTAA
- a CDS encoding mechanosensitive ion channel, whose product MVDLTAVMLGFAFKDIGENFLAGFFLAFSRPFTTDDVIETEGILGKVKGIQLRHTHIRTANGCDVFVPSAQLFTKPLHNYTLDGLRRGSFTVGIDYADDSEKAAELLLETTRKTDGVLTTPKASVQIQGFDANFVNIQVFFWISAKDQEAGLSVVRTRSMNNCRKMLMDQNFTVSSNVTTAVDMKPLEVLLRNQDDA is encoded by the coding sequence GTGGTGGACTTGACAGCGGTGATGCTGGGTTTTGCATTTAAAGATATTGGAGAAAATTTCCTGGCTGGATTTTTCCTGGCGTTCAGCCGCCCGTTTACAACGGATGATGTGATTGAAACAGAAGGAATTCTCGGGAAGGTAAAAGGAATTCAGCTCAGGCATACGCATATTCGAACGGCAAACGGTTGTGATGTTTTTGTCCCCAGTGCCCAGTTATTTACCAAGCCGCTTCATAATTACACGTTGGACGGACTTCGGCGGGGAAGTTTTACCGTTGGCATTGATTATGCGGATGATTCTGAAAAAGCGGCTGAACTTCTTCTTGAAACCACAAGAAAAACAGACGGCGTCCTTACTACACCTAAAGCTTCTGTGCAAATCCAGGGATTTGATGCTAATTTTGTGAATATCCAGGTCTTTTTCTGGATCAGTGCAAAAGATCAGGAGGCCGGTTTATCAGTAGTCAGAACCCGGTCGATGAATAATTGCAGAAAAATGTTAATGGATCAGAACTTCACAGTGAGCTCAAACGTTACAACAGCAGTGGATATGAAGCCGCTTGAAGTTCTGTTGCGTAATCAAGATGACGCTTAA
- a CDS encoding mechanosensitive ion channel has product MTWNEIFEYINEILNLTLFQIKETPVTVVSILIFLLLITGFIFLGVLARRALNRKILKRFKIDEGTTYTLSRITQYTIITIGALVSFQFVGVDLSGLAVIFGLLSVGIGFGLQNITSNFISGLIILFERPISVGDRVSVNNIEGDVTEINIRATKVRTVNNISIIVPNSEFVSKNVINYSHGDPTYRLDIDVGVSYRSDLDTVLKALKEVADENTFVMPEPKAQGHLIEFGDSSWNMQLRAWIGNVKDYPIVRNELNKAIVRKFEKYGVEIPFPQRDLHVKSSISLPHHEEEKEDGEE; this is encoded by the coding sequence ATGACCTGGAATGAGATTTTTGAGTATATAAACGAGATTCTGAACCTGACTCTTTTCCAGATTAAAGAGACTCCGGTCACAGTGGTGTCCATTCTCATTTTTCTTCTCCTGATTACCGGGTTTATTTTTCTTGGTGTATTGGCCCGAAGAGCCCTGAACCGGAAAATTCTGAAAAGATTTAAGATTGATGAGGGAACAACCTACACCCTCTCACGAATTACTCAATACACTATTATTACCATCGGAGCTTTAGTCTCCTTCCAGTTTGTTGGTGTTGACCTCAGCGGCCTGGCTGTGATATTTGGATTACTCTCCGTTGGTATTGGTTTTGGCCTGCAAAATATAACCTCAAATTTTATCTCCGGATTGATTATTCTTTTTGAGCGTCCCATTTCAGTGGGCGACCGTGTATCGGTCAATAATATTGAAGGAGATGTAACCGAGATAAATATTCGGGCAACCAAAGTTCGAACGGTCAACAATATCTCCATCATTGTTCCCAATTCGGAGTTCGTCTCCAAAAATGTAATTAACTATTCGCACGGCGATCCAACCTACCGGCTCGATATTGATGTGGGTGTTTCCTACAGATCAGATCTTGATACCGTGTTGAAGGCTCTGAAAGAGGTGGCGGACGAAAACACTTTCGTGATGCCGGAACCAAAAGCCCAGGGTCACCTCATTGAATTTGGTGATTCATCCTGGAATATGCAGCTTCGGGCGTGGATCGGCAATGTAAAGGATTACCCAATTGTTCGTAATGAATTAAACAAAGCTATCGTGCGGAAATTCGAAAAATACGGCGTTGAAATTCCATTTCCCCAGCGCGATCTGCATGTGAAAAGTTCGATCTCGCTGCCTCATCATGAAGAGGAAAAAGAGGATGGAGAAGAGTAG
- a CDS encoding MauE/DoxX family redox-associated membrane protein → MEKKRIITYVQYLFRFILGALLVFAGILKMQDNSALFESVAYITWIPIGIKSLVIDLLPYIEIIVGGLLAFSLFSKVVDPIATGIYLVFFIFAIYGLGQGIEGDCGCFGELGESSLIGALLGSEFGWKMVIRNGIFLLMAGFLFWKPAEEK, encoded by the coding sequence ATGGAGAAAAAAAGAATCATTACCTACGTTCAATACCTTTTTCGGTTTATTCTTGGTGCTCTTTTAGTATTTGCCGGAATCTTAAAAATGCAGGATAATTCTGCCCTGTTTGAATCTGTGGCATACATCACATGGATCCCAATCGGTATTAAATCTCTTGTGATTGATCTTCTTCCCTATATTGAAATTATCGTGGGTGGACTGCTTGCTTTTAGTTTGTTCTCGAAAGTTGTTGATCCGATTGCCACCGGCATTTACCTGGTCTTTTTTATTTTTGCCATCTACGGTCTCGGTCAGGGTATTGAAGGCGACTGTGGTTGTTTTGGGGAACTTGGTGAATCTTCCCTGATTGGCGCACTACTCGGAAGCGAGTTTGGCTGGAAAATGGTCATCCGAAACGGAATTTTTCTCTTGATGGCTGGTTTTCTTTTCTGGAAGCCGGCAGAGGAGAAATAA
- the ettA gene encoding energy-dependent translational throttle protein EttA translates to MSDKKVIFSMVGVSKVYKPNKTVLNDIYLSFFYGAKIGVLGANGSGKSTLLRIIAGEDEEYQGNISRQKGVTFGMLSQEPMLDPSKTVKEIVQEGVQETIDLINDYEAVNAAFSDPDADFDKLIEKQEKLQSRIDHLDAWDIDSKLEQAMDALRTPPGDTSVEVLSGGEARRVALCRLLLKKPDVLLLDEPTNHLDAESVAWLEQHLARYEGTVIAVTHDRYFLDNVAGWILELDRGEGIPFEGNYSSWLEQKQERLKTEEKQESKRQKTLQQELEWIRQNPKGRRTKSKARINKYEELLSEERNKKREDMEIFIPAGPRLGDKVIEADHVSKGYDDRLLIEDMSFKLPPGGIVGVIGPNGAGKTTLFKMITGEEEPDSGNFETGSTVELGYINQKRPLDPDKTIWEEISGGQDLIKLGNREVNSRAYVARFNFSGSDQQKKCSEISGGERNRVHLAKMLKEGANVLLLDEPTNDLDVHTLRALEEALLDFAGCVVVISHDRWFLDRIATHMLAFEGDSQVYWFEGNYSEYEENREQRLGSKYHPERIHYKKLMRE, encoded by the coding sequence GTGAGTGATAAAAAAGTAATTTTTTCGATGGTTGGGGTAAGTAAAGTGTACAAACCCAACAAAACCGTTCTAAACGATATCTACCTCTCGTTTTTTTATGGAGCAAAAATTGGTGTTCTCGGGGCAAACGGCTCTGGAAAGAGTACACTGCTTCGAATTATTGCTGGCGAGGATGAAGAGTACCAGGGAAATATTTCGCGTCAGAAGGGAGTGACGTTTGGAATGTTATCTCAGGAACCAATGCTGGATCCGTCCAAAACGGTCAAGGAGATTGTGCAGGAAGGTGTGCAGGAGACGATAGATTTGATTAATGATTATGAAGCGGTGAATGCGGCGTTTAGTGATCCCGATGCAGATTTTGACAAGCTCATCGAAAAACAGGAGAAGCTTCAAAGCCGGATTGATCACCTTGATGCGTGGGATATAGACAGCAAACTGGAACAGGCGATGGATGCGTTACGGACGCCACCGGGCGATACCTCGGTCGAAGTTCTTTCAGGTGGGGAGGCCCGGCGCGTGGCGTTGTGTCGTTTGCTTCTCAAAAAACCGGATGTGCTGTTACTGGATGAGCCGACAAATCATTTGGATGCGGAATCCGTTGCGTGGCTGGAACAGCATTTGGCAAGATATGAAGGAACCGTCATAGCCGTAACGCACGACCGATATTTCCTGGATAATGTTGCAGGCTGGATTTTAGAGCTGGATCGCGGAGAGGGAATTCCGTTTGAAGGAAACTACAGCTCATGGCTGGAGCAAAAACAGGAGCGGTTAAAAACCGAGGAAAAGCAAGAATCGAAACGGCAGAAAACGCTTCAACAGGAGTTGGAATGGATTCGTCAAAACCCGAAGGGACGGCGGACGAAGAGCAAAGCCCGTATCAACAAGTATGAAGAACTGCTTTCTGAAGAGAGGAATAAGAAACGTGAAGATATGGAGATCTTTATTCCGGCCGGTCCGCGTTTGGGTGATAAAGTGATTGAAGCGGATCACGTATCAAAAGGATATGACGACCGGTTGCTGATTGAGGATATGAGTTTCAAACTACCACCCGGTGGAATTGTAGGAGTGATTGGCCCGAACGGTGCCGGTAAAACCACGCTGTTCAAAATGATCACCGGCGAGGAAGAACCTGACAGCGGAAACTTCGAAACGGGCAGTACGGTGGAGTTGGGGTATATCAATCAGAAAAGACCTCTCGATCCGGACAAAACGATTTGGGAAGAGATCTCCGGCGGACAGGATTTGATCAAACTTGGAAATCGGGAAGTGAATTCGCGGGCATATGTTGCGCGTTTCAACTTCAGCGGGAGTGATCAACAGAAAAAATGCAGTGAAATTTCTGGCGGAGAGCGCAATCGCGTGCATCTTGCAAAAATGCTCAAAGAGGGAGCGAATGTTCTTCTTCTTGATGAGCCTACCAACGATCTGGACGTCCACACTCTTCGTGCGCTCGAAGAAGCACTGCTTGATTTTGCCGGATGTGTGGTTGTGATTTCTCACGACAGGTGGTTCCTCGACAGGATTGCAACGCATATGTTAGCGTTTGAAGGCGACAGCCAGGTCTACTGGTTTGAAGGAAATTATTCTGAGTACGAAGAGAATCGTGAGCAGCGGCTTGGTTCGAAATATCACCCCGAGAGAATTCATTACAAGAAGTTGATGCGGGAGTAG
- the purF gene encoding amidophosphoribosyltransferase, with the protein MTDKPHDYCGIFGVYNHPEAAILTYYGLHALQHRGQESAGIVSSYYDINKGRYVMPMHKDFGLVLSVFDDSKLFKKELIGRSAIGHNRYSTSGSSKNPTNIQPFRVHYRNGNLAIGHNGNLTNARELRERFRKEGVLFQSTSDTELILHLISHSKEETVVDQVLDALNQIEGAYCLMILTDEQLIAVRDPNGFRPLALGMIDDSYTVASETCAFDIIGAEYIRDIEPGEILIIDREADVNQKPKSYFLEPKPGTGSSQCIFEYVYFSRPDSKIFGENVDKIRRNLGKQLAKEHPLNDVIKYSTGENRPIVISVPDSSNTAAIGYAHESQNKGFDCKYDIGLIRNHYVGRTFISPGQKQRDQKVRTKFNTVRGVLEGRSVIIVDDSIVRGTTSRYLVDMIREANPLEVHFLVSSPPITDPCFYGMDFPDPDELIANKFNGNTEAIAKEIGVDSLRYLSSEGLVSAVKEANESHHSYCTACFTGDYPVPVNFDVEKEENEIV; encoded by the coding sequence ATGACTGACAAACCTCACGATTATTGCGGAATATTTGGAGTTTATAACCACCCCGAAGCCGCAATCCTCACCTACTATGGTTTACATGCCCTGCAACATCGCGGGCAAGAATCAGCCGGAATTGTATCCTCTTACTACGATATTAACAAAGGGCGATATGTGATGCCCATGCACAAAGATTTTGGCCTTGTGCTCTCTGTTTTTGATGATTCCAAGTTGTTCAAAAAAGAGCTGATTGGCCGCTCTGCCATTGGACATAATCGTTATTCTACCTCAGGGTCGTCCAAAAACCCGACCAATATTCAGCCGTTCCGGGTGCATTACAGGAATGGAAATCTTGCCATCGGGCACAACGGGAATCTTACGAATGCAAGAGAACTGCGGGAGCGATTCAGGAAGGAAGGTGTACTGTTTCAAAGTACGTCGGACACAGAATTGATTCTCCATCTGATTTCTCACAGCAAAGAGGAAACGGTAGTAGACCAGGTTTTGGATGCCCTTAACCAAATAGAGGGGGCTTATTGTTTGATGATTTTGACGGATGAGCAGTTGATTGCCGTTCGAGATCCCAATGGATTTCGCCCGTTGGCTCTTGGAATGATTGACGATTCATACACCGTAGCCAGCGAAACATGTGCGTTTGATATCATCGGGGCAGAATATATTCGGGATATTGAACCCGGTGAGATTTTAATTATCGACCGGGAGGCAGATGTCAATCAGAAGCCAAAATCTTATTTCCTGGAACCAAAACCAGGAACGGGATCGAGCCAGTGTATTTTTGAGTATGTCTATTTCTCTCGTCCCGATAGCAAAATTTTTGGGGAAAATGTCGATAAAATACGTCGTAATCTTGGAAAACAGCTCGCAAAAGAACATCCGCTGAATGATGTAATTAAATACTCAACTGGAGAAAACAGGCCGATTGTAATTTCTGTACCCGATTCAAGTAATACGGCGGCGATTGGTTATGCTCATGAAAGCCAGAACAAAGGGTTCGATTGCAAATACGATATTGGCCTGATTCGGAACCATTATGTGGGACGAACGTTTATCTCACCGGGACAGAAACAGAGGGATCAAAAAGTACGAACAAAATTCAATACCGTGCGCGGAGTATTAGAAGGCCGCTCGGTGATTATTGTTGATGATTCGATCGTGCGGGGAACGACCTCCCGCTATCTTGTGGATATGATTCGTGAAGCCAATCCGCTGGAAGTTCACTTTCTGGTAAGTTCACCCCCCATTACAGATCCCTGTTTTTACGGTATGGATTTTCCCGATCCTGATGAACTGATTGCCAATAAATTTAACGGAAATACCGAAGCGATTGCGAAAGAGATTGGGGTTGACAGTCTTCGGTATCTATCATCTGAAGGATTAGTTAGTGCCGTCAAAGAAGCCAATGAATCCCATCATTCCTATTGCACGGCATGTTTTACGGGAGATTATCCTGTGCCGGTCAATTTTGATGTGGAAAAAGAAGAAAATGAAATTGTTTGA
- the yihA gene encoding ribosome biogenesis GTP-binding protein YihA/YsxC, with protein MAFETATFLTSAPSLADCPPEDLPEVCFAGRSNVGKSSLINALVNRKRLARTSNTPGKTQQMNYYTIDQKFYIVDLPGFGFAKVPEKERQRWGKDIKQYLLQRNTLNMILHLVDARHDPTRLDTDFFYWMASKQKPFSVVLTKTDKLSGNKLAASKKTVKKTLEKMNIEVPIIVTSSDSGRGMKELQSLILEFVNYN; from the coding sequence ATGGCATTTGAAACGGCTACATTTTTAACGAGTGCACCCTCGCTGGCCGATTGCCCACCCGAAGATCTGCCCGAAGTCTGTTTTGCAGGACGATCGAACGTTGGAAAGTCCTCTCTGATCAACGCTCTTGTGAACCGAAAACGGTTGGCCCGCACGAGTAATACGCCGGGAAAAACGCAGCAGATGAATTACTATACCATCGATCAAAAGTTTTATATTGTGGATCTTCCCGGGTTTGGATTTGCTAAAGTTCCGGAGAAAGAAAGACAGCGTTGGGGGAAAGATATCAAACAGTATTTGCTGCAACGAAATACGTTGAATATGATACTTCACCTGGTGGATGCAAGACACGATCCCACCCGGCTCGATACAGATTTTTTTTACTGGATGGCATCAAAACAGAAACCGTTTAGTGTTGTTTTAACGAAGACGGATAAGTTATCCGGTAACAAGTTGGCTGCATCCAAAAAAACTGTAAAAAAAACACTGGAAAAGATGAATATTGAAGTGCCGATTATTGTTACCTCATCTGATTCAGGCCGGGGAATGAAAGAACTTCAATCCCTGATCTTAGAATTTGTCAACTATAACTAA
- a CDS encoding PDZ domain-containing protein, with protein MNKTEVFSKINEYRIMRITTIIVCLLILTFSINLNDVQAQIDARMLRQPDVSDTHIAFSYADDIWIVSKEGGIANRLTSAEGVESFPRFSPDGSMIAFNANYDGNQDIYVVSTTGGIPKRITHHPMGERVLDWFPDGESILFASSKESGRQRFSQFYQVSAEGGMAEKLPVPYGEFGAISPDGNSIAYTPKSRSNRTWKRYRGGMAPDIWLFDLESFESENITNNPANDELPMWNDETVYFLSDQGENQRYNIWAYNTKSGETRQVTNFSDYDIHFPAIGPNSLTFEAGGRLYLMDLETEEYEEINVDVITDQLTIQSKTEDVSSLIQDATISPGGERVLFQARGDIFSVPAEHGPILNLTQTSGVAERFPAWSPDGKYVAYWSDQSGEYELTIRDESGSGEEQILTSTDEKFKYSLHWSPDSQKLVFIDNSMSIRMYDTESEEITDIDQGLWMYEGGLRNFSADWSPDSKWVAYSRGLDNLQNAIFLFDTDSGERHQVTSSYYHDRNPVFDPDGEYLYLLTSRSFSPEYSDFDNSWIYANSTKVAVVPLRDDVDSPLAPRNDEVKVEEENESPETDSSNGENGEEDKETEVVEIDIEGFEDRLVELPVDAGNYGNLSAASGKVIYLKYPSTGADGQTAALAYFDLEEREEQSVIEGVIGYQLSANKSKVLVAQPGNRFGIIDLAPGQSIETPLRTSELSMTVHPQEEWQQIFNDSWRFVRDFFYDPNFHGVNWNEVKERYQTMLDDAVTRNDVNYVIGEMIAELNASHTYRGGGDIESAETRGVGLLGIDWELEDGAYRIKKIIEGAQWDNEVRSPLDMPGVEVSEGDYILAVNGERLDPDEDPYAAFQGLAGKTVELTVNDSPDMEGARKVIVETLSDETRLRHLAWIESNRKRVEEATDGRVGYIYVRSTGVDAQNELVRQFMAQHEKDALIIDERFNSGGQIPDRFIELLNRQELAHWAVRDGRDWKWPPVAHFGPKVMLINGWSGSGGDAFPAYFKETGLGPLIGTTTWGGLIGISGSPNLIDGGTVTVPTFRMYYPDGTWFPEGGGVQPDIQVIDDPTQLANGTDPQLERAIEETLRLMEENPDSYTKPERPAYEDRSGN; from the coding sequence ATGAATAAAACTGAGGTCTTTTCAAAAATAAATGAATACAGAATCATGAGAATAACTACCATAATTGTTTGTCTGCTTATACTAACTTTTTCTATTAATCTGAATGATGTTCAGGCACAAATCGATGCCCGAATGCTTCGCCAGCCGGATGTATCCGATACGCATATTGCATTTTCTTATGCGGATGATATCTGGATCGTTTCCAAAGAAGGGGGCATTGCAAATCGCCTGACATCTGCTGAAGGCGTTGAATCTTTTCCAAGATTTTCTCCCGATGGTTCGATGATTGCATTTAATGCCAATTATGATGGCAATCAGGATATTTACGTTGTTTCGACTACAGGAGGAATTCCGAAACGAATAACCCACCATCCTATGGGAGAGCGCGTGTTAGATTGGTTCCCGGATGGTGAATCTATTCTGTTTGCATCCTCAAAAGAGAGCGGCCGGCAGCGGTTCAGCCAATTCTATCAAGTATCTGCCGAAGGGGGTATGGCCGAAAAACTACCGGTTCCATACGGTGAGTTTGGTGCCATTTCTCCGGATGGGAATAGTATCGCTTACACTCCTAAATCCAGATCTAACAGAACCTGGAAACGGTATCGCGGTGGTATGGCACCGGATATTTGGTTGTTTGATCTGGAGTCTTTCGAATCTGAAAATATTACAAACAATCCGGCGAATGATGAGCTCCCCATGTGGAATGATGAGACTGTTTACTTCCTCTCGGATCAGGGAGAAAATCAGAGATATAATATCTGGGCATACAATACTAAATCTGGTGAAACACGACAGGTTACAAATTTCAGTGATTACGATATACACTTTCCTGCAATTGGCCCAAACAGCCTGACGTTTGAAGCCGGCGGACGACTCTACCTGATGGATCTTGAAACCGAAGAATATGAAGAGATCAATGTAGATGTCATTACCGATCAACTCACGATTCAATCCAAAACGGAAGATGTAAGCAGTTTGATTCAGGATGCAACCATTTCGCCCGGCGGAGAACGGGTTCTGTTTCAGGCCCGGGGCGATATTTTTTCCGTTCCGGCTGAACACGGACCCATCTTGAATCTCACGCAAACATCAGGAGTTGCTGAGCGTTTTCCGGCCTGGTCGCCTGATGGCAAATATGTGGCCTACTGGAGTGATCAATCCGGTGAATATGAATTAACCATTCGTGATGAATCGGGCTCAGGAGAAGAACAAATCCTTACCTCAACTGATGAAAAGTTTAAGTACTCACTGCACTGGTCGCCGGACAGCCAAAAACTTGTGTTTATTGACAACTCGATGAGTATTCGCATGTATGATACCGAATCTGAAGAGATCACGGATATTGACCAGGGACTGTGGATGTATGAAGGCGGGTTGCGAAATTTTAGCGCCGATTGGTCGCCAGACAGTAAATGGGTGGCTTATTCCCGCGGGTTAGACAATCTGCAAAATGCCATATTTCTATTTGATACAGATAGCGGTGAGCGGCATCAGGTTACTTCAAGTTATTATCACGACAGGAATCCGGTTTTCGATCCCGATGGGGAATATCTTTACCTGCTGACCAGCCGAAGTTTCAGCCCGGAATACAGTGATTTTGATAATTCATGGATCTATGCAAACTCTACAAAAGTAGCGGTTGTGCCCCTGCGCGATGATGTAGATTCACCATTGGCACCCCGAAATGATGAGGTTAAAGTTGAGGAGGAAAACGAGTCCCCTGAAACTGATTCATCCAACGGAGAAAATGGTGAAGAGGATAAAGAAACTGAAGTAGTTGAAATTGATATTGAAGGCTTCGAAGATCGGTTGGTTGAACTTCCTGTTGATGCCGGAAACTACGGAAATCTTAGTGCGGCGTCCGGAAAAGTGATTTATCTGAAATATCCGAGCACCGGTGCTGATGGCCAGACAGCTGCTCTCGCTTACTTCGACCTGGAAGAGCGGGAAGAACAATCAGTAATTGAGGGTGTTATTGGATATCAATTATCGGCCAACAAGAGTAAAGTGTTGGTTGCCCAACCCGGAAATCGGTTTGGAATTATCGATCTGGCGCCCGGGCAAAGCATTGAAACACCGCTTCGAACCAGTGAACTCTCCATGACGGTTCATCCGCAAGAGGAGTGGCAGCAGATTTTTAATGATTCATGGCGATTTGTACGTGATTTCTTTTACGATCCCAATTTTCACGGAGTTAATTGGAATGAGGTCAAAGAGCGTTATCAAACCATGTTGGATGATGCCGTAACCCGAAATGATGTGAACTATGTGATCGGGGAGATGATTGCGGAACTCAACGCCTCTCATACCTATCGCGGTGGAGGAGATATTGAAAGTGCCGAGACTCGTGGCGTTGGATTACTTGGAATTGATTGGGAGTTGGAAGACGGTGCCTATCGAATCAAAAAAATCATCGAAGGAGCTCAGTGGGATAATGAAGTTCGCTCCCCGCTCGATATGCCCGGTGTTGAAGTATCAGAAGGAGATTACATTTTGGCGGTAAATGGGGAGCGGTTGGATCCCGATGAAGATCCGTATGCGGCATTCCAGGGATTGGCCGGTAAAACGGTTGAGTTGACTGTGAATGATTCCCCCGATATGGAAGGTGCCAGAAAAGTAATTGTAGAAACACTTTCTGATGAAACAAGATTGCGTCATCTCGCCTGGATTGAATCAAACAGGAAACGGGTGGAAGAAGCCACCGATGGCCGGGTGGGATATATTTATGTGAGAAGCACGGGTGTGGATGCACAAAATGAACTGGTCCGACAATTTATGGCTCAGCATGAAAAAGATGCTTTGATTATTGATGAACGGTTCAACAGCGGCGGGCAAATACCGGATCGGTTCATTGAACTTCTGAATCGGCAGGAGCTGGCGCACTGGGCAGTTCGAGACGGAAGAGACTGGAAATGGCCGCCCGTTGCACATTTTGGCCCCAAAGTAATGCTGATTAATGGATGGAGCGGCTCCGGCGGTGATGCCTTCCCGGCATATTTTAAAGAAACAGGATTGGGTCCGCTGATTGGAACGACAACGTGGGGTGGTTTGATCGGAATTTCCGGTTCACCGAATCTCATTGATGGAGGAACGGTAACCGTACCTACGTTCCGAATGTATTATCCCGATGGAACGTGGTTTCCTGAGGGCGGTGGTGTACAGCCGGATATCCAGGTGATTGACGATCCGACTCAACTTGCCAATGGAACAGATCCGCAACTGGAACGAGCCATCGAGGAAACACTGCGGCTCATGGAAGAAAATCCGGATTCATACACAAAACCTGAGCGTCCGGCATACGAAGACAGGTCTGGGAATTAA